The Brassica rapa cultivar Chiifu-401-42 chromosome A10, CAAS_Brap_v3.01, whole genome shotgun sequence genome segment gttatatataatataatgtcgaagtaaaaaatcaacaaaaaaaatttcccCTAGCATTTGGGAAGATCGGCGGGTGGAGGAAGCAGTGACTGGTCAGGACCGTGACCGTTGTCCACGACGAATGCCATCTTTAGTCCCCAAGTTGTATGGATTTCCAAGTGACAATGCATGAACCACACCCctaatataaaaaaagaaacagaaaataaCAACCCAATTAATTAGGCACAAAACTATAGCAAGTTGAACCGACGATTGCATAAATAATGCGTTACaacattataaataattaattaataatatttgatcGAAAAAGACTAACTGTTTGACAAGGTAATGCGTAACAAGACCAACAACTATGTACCAAAAGAAACCAATATTATAAATTAGCTATACTAGAAGTCTATACCCTTTTTTATAGAACTTTCTCAGTAATTCTATTTACATAAAAACTGTTTCCAGGCATCAAGGTTATTATACACCCCGGCCTAATCCTGGGTTCACGGCATTACATTCCTACCTATTCCATTTCGATCACTAAATCGATCAAGTACTTACCTGAGAGTGAGAGAGGTCATATTAGTATTCTTTGTATATTCTCATAGTGACCAGAAAAAAGAATTCACTGCGCCAAAATCACTAACTAATACTAATCTAGTAGAATAGAAAATCCTAATATAATAGAAAagaactatttttaattatcaaGTACCTGGGTTGTCAGCGATGAATCTGATGGCTGTCCAACCACCAGCTGGAACACCAACGGTGTTTCTCTCAACCGGATCCACCAAGTTAAACCTCTTTGGATCCTTTTCCGGGTTAAAATTCCCTAAACCTCTACCAACCTCAAAGAAGTTAAACCCGTGAAGATGAAACGGATGGTTCTCCGACAAGATCATCGCCGTATTTTGTAGAATGATTTGCACCGTCGCGTTGTAAGGAAGCCGGTACAGCTTTGTACCTGTCATCGTCGCCGCATTAACGCTTTGATCAACTGGTGCCGTATAGTTAAATGGATTAGACGGTTTGGCCGGAAAGTCGTCGGTAAATACGTGTGAAATATTGAAGTAATGAGCTTGTAGAAGAGCGGTTTCAGGCATGGTGAACGTTACGTTGTTTATTCCAGCCACTAACCGAAAACCGTTGTTGCAGCTCGGGCAAGGATTCGCGCCTAGACCCACCGTGAAGAACAAAGAGTGATCAACTGTAGTTGGAACTTTAGCCGGATATTCACGGGAGTTCAAGCTCCTGAGCGACTTTATGAATTTACTCGCAACCAACGTTGCGTTTGGCTGCGGAAGTGAAGCGAGGACTGTTTTCTTGGAGGAGGAAACGGTGTGGCCGATGTAGTGGAGAGTGGCTGTGGCGGTGACGTTGTCGAAGGAGATGGGAGCGTCCATAAACGTTGTGGCGGCGACCATGTATTTGGAACCAGTGTTTGCGTTTGCTGTTAAGAGAACGTTAGTAGTCTGTCCCGGAGCGATGAGGACGGTGTCGGTTTTATAGGGTTTGGTATAAACAGCATCAACTTCTACGACGGTTAACTTGTGACCAGCGATTTTAAAGAAGAGCTCTTCGTTTAGTGCGGCGTTGATGATCCGTAACATGTATGTCTTTCCTGGTCTCACCGGCAAACCATAACCACCTACAagtaaaaattaaagaaaaatattatagtacCATATAGCTACAGTACTAAGAAAAATTGAAATGGCTAATTACTTTAGGTAATTAAACTGCTTAGTAATTTACTTTGGGAAGGACAATTAGAGATGGGGCCGGAGTGACCATTGATGGTATGTGCATCAGAGGCGTTAGGAGCTGTTCCATTTTTTGTAGCCTCGTTGATAAGTTGCTCCACGTCCGATTTCCACCATTcagctatatatattataaaaatagttatatttgtGGTGAAGAACATTAATCAATCTATCGTttaacgaaaattatgttttggtTTGGGTAGCTCACCAAGAACAATGGTTTTCTCTTTGTAGGGCTTGGGGAAAGGGTATGGGACACCAAGCTTAGGCAAGATGACAATGGCCCCATGCACCGTGGCCCGAAGCCACAATATGTGAGCATGCCACCATAAGGTTCCTCGTTGGCCCGTCAATGTGAAATTATAAAGATAATTTTGCCGCGGTTGGATAGGACATTGTGTAATGTAAGCCGGTCCATCTGCCCAACCTGTCCTCAATTGCCTTACACCATGCCTATACATGCATGGATATCACcttgattatttttattatacagTTATTGTAAGCTAGCTGTTGGGTCTAATTGATACATCGGTAACGTTATGGGTTTGAATTGAATAAAGATACGTAAATTCAAGGGTCGTGTCTCACTAAtatctttttttggtcaacttcTCACTAATATCTAAAAAGGTTTTGAGGTTTGCTCACCAATGGATGGAGACGTTGTATTTGACATGATTCACTACTTTGATCAAAACGGTGTCGTCTTCTCGTGCAACAATTGTGGGACCTGGAAATTGGCCGTTAACCGTGACAATAGGCTTCGACGAGCACAGCTTTGTGGTGTTCGTCATCACCACCTAGGCGTGCACACATTTAAATACATCGGTCAGTAGTGTACAGTACATAGTGCATGATATGGCGTATAACGTATTCATGCAAAATAACCACATATGCACATACTATAATTGTAGGTATATAgttaagaaatgaaaataagaaaattatatgGGTCCTTAAACAATCCAATTGCGTACGTAGAGGCCTGGCGTTTTTCACGAGTATTGTATCATTTTGTGCATGCATGGGTGCGTTAAACAATATATGCATGACAGAGAGACTTACATTAAATTTGTAATGTCGGATTATGGAGTGAACGGTGGTTGGCGAGAGAAGAAAGATAACAAAAAGCGTTAGGATGCATACGCAAAATCGTCTTGGAATCTCCATAATCACTGATAAAGTCTTTTTGTCTTGATGTTGTTATGGATTGAATAATGTATGTgtgtctatatatatgtcaatatgTGTGTATGAGCTATGAAGGAAAGTTTTAGCTGTGGTATGAAGAAAACTGTTGTAATGTCGTTTTTACTTGTTAGGTTGAAGAAATAGAAGAGCCGTGAAATGTAAGCTCTTTAAATGGAATGCACTGGAAGAAGACCTAATAAGAAGAGGAAAGGTCATTGGTTAGATTCGAGAGAGATTAAATATAATGGAAAtaaaatgaatgtaaaattgAAGATTAAGATATGAGATGTTTACAAGTCAAAAGGGCTTAGGTGATCTGGTGGCCCAACCATATTTTAGGTCTAAGTACCTCATCATCTAACTAATCTCACCCACACTTGTTTTTCTTTCCATTTTGCGTCTGATTAATCAACTTTATATAAGTTATGCTGAACTAGCTACTGTAATTAATCAAGTTTTTTTCTGCGTAATTAAACAAGTGTTTTTAAATAGCAACTATGGATCTCTTTCTTAGGATCGCTTAGTGTTAGTTTTTTCAATGGATAATTTACGAATGCcaatcaaccatgtttttgacttgatataaaatcatatttctTCACAATAAGGTCCATGACGAGCTAATTAATATAATCGAACAGACTTTTAGACTAAATCAAGCAACACCATATCTTGATTTAATTTCTTTGTAGTAAAACATGCTACTAAAACATAGTAACaaatttaacaatttacaattataaattaatagacTATTACTTAGAAGATAGTGGTTTTGATTGTTTTAAAGTCTTTATGTTCCGAACGGTAGGAATCAATTTAGatctaaattataaaatttatataatattgtgtgttttaagtttatatatttatatattttatctaaagtttatataagataatatctatatatatggcCGGATATCGAAAGTATATCAAATATGTGGTCATTGACATTTGACCTGGAAGTTCAATAATTCGTTAGAAAGGTGAGCTAAAAGCTACTTTTAAGTTGTTATATAACAGCTCATCTAATCCAACTATATAATTCTCTCCGAAGAAAGTACAGTGATTATCCGCAAACTTAATCTAATAttttctgtttcaaaataatatactcctaaaagatttatattttaggattttcatacttattaataaaatatatcaactTTTAGTTACGAATACATTATTTTCCGTAATCAACTCTTTCCCACAAGTTTttaccaataaaattttaataaatacaattacgttttttaaagtttacaatttacatttaatttatgcattgaaaatatgaaaaatgtatctttttgaaacaatttttcttcttctaaaacATAGATCTTATAGGAACGGAGggaatatgttttaaaattttcaaacatattaataaaacatattaaattctAGTTATAAATGCATAATGTTTTGTGATTATCTATTTTCCATAATTTGAAATcaataaaagtttaataaacAGAAATTCCCTAGGTAACATTTTGTTAagaaagtttttgtcacaaaaatagctctcaatgaagaaaatgaccaaaataaactttattaaatgataaaaatgtatttttaccctAGATTTAAccaatctagacttagggtttaaagttaagGGGTGAGATTTTAGggatagagtttcaaattttaaaaaataaaaatataaaaataaaaaaattcaaaataaaaataggctattttagttatttttaagggctatttttgtgacgaaaattttaaaatagctatttgaaagaattgtcatttaataaatataatcaatattttaaaaatctatagttaactattattatttcataaaaatgaattgaaaatagtatctttttgaaatacttttttttttaaacatagtGTGATTGATGTAAGGGAGGGAGTAAACAATAGCCTAGAACATCATAGAAACGACATCCTATTGGCAATACTACTAAACAAACCCGCAAGGCCGCAACGTCCAATAATTTCGTAAACGTTTGTCAGTCAATGATAGTAAATAATAGTATGGCCCGAAACAAAGTTGACTGGGCCTATATATCTAGAACGACAGCGTTTGCTGAGCTTTCTGTGTAGTCTGGCTAAGCTCACTGATCATACTACAGACGCTTGGTCGTACTCGTAGCTAGCTCGGAGAAGATGGCGCAGAATCAGTTTCATGTAAGCTCATTTTGACTCTTCTTgttatttttgtgtgtgtgaCATGAATAGAGAACAAAATCACCATAGTATTAAACTTTGAGAACTTTGATCACACATAGAAAGTAGATAGAACAAAGATAAGCATATTATCTATAGAGTAATGGGATAAAAAGTAAACATACATTGGTAATGGCTAATTACAACACAGTACTATCAAATATAATTATCCATCACAGATCATCAGACTAATTCATCAGCCTACTTTTCCCAGAGTTGCTTGTCACATGGCTCTTCAACGGCGTCAAGTAGAATCTAACCATACCGTTTCTGAGGCTATCCGGCGAGTAAGTACCACCAAGCTTGGCGTCTCTCCCAAGAAGATGATTCTGTTTATCTTCGCACAAGCTTCTCCTTCCAGCCTCAGCACCAGCAGTAATAGACCCATGGAACAGACCATCACAAGAGCTTCTTCTACCTTCAAAGCCATTAACAATAGAAGCACCATGAAACATGGCACCATCACAAGACTTCCTTGCACTAACGCTGTAACTTCTCAAGAGTTTCTCGCTAACATCACCGTAGCTTTCTCCTTTAGCCACTCTCCTAAGCTTCAAGAGAGACTCAGCAAGAGAACCCTCCATTGCATTTCCTCCAAGTTTCAAACTTTGCTCGGTTTTAACTTCTGTATCAGCTTTCCTCTGAATCAACCCCCAAAGATTCCATCCTTTCCCCCATTTCTTTCCACTCTTCTTCAAACCAAAACCATCCTGCTTCACCTCACCACCACCAGCAACACAACCTAGGCCACCTTTAGAAGCTAACTCTAAGCTCTCCGGTTTGTAGTTTTTGATGGAATACCAATTCGAATCTCTCAGTTCTCTCTCGGTAACAAGCAACTTAGCTCCATGAAACAAACCAACACCTTCAGGTGACAACTTAGCTTTGACTTCCTCAACATCAACCAACCCATGCCTCGATGACCGATCAAAGCTTCTTCTCCGCCGCGAATCCAAGTAGTAATCCCTCGTCTGAGCTGTCCCGCCtggcttcttctcctcctcctccggcgaGGCTTTACCATCTTCAGT includes the following:
- the LOC103845315 gene encoding laccase-16 isoform X1, with protein sequence MEIPRRFCVCILTLFVIFLLSPTTVHSIIRHYKFNVVMTNTTKLCSSKPIVTVNGQFPGPTIVAREDDTVLIKVVNHVKYNVSIHWHGVRQLRTGWADGPAYITQCPIQPRQNYLYNFTLTGQRGTLWWHAHILWLRATVHGAIVILPKLGVPYPFPKPYKEKTIVLAEWWKSDVEQLINEATKNGTAPNASDAHTINGHSGPISNCPSQSGYGLPVRPGKTYMLRIINAALNEELFFKIAGHKLTVVEVDAVYTKPYKTDTVLIAPGQTTNVLLTANANTGSKYMVAATTFMDAPISFDNVTATATLHYIGHTVSSSKKTVLASLPQPNATLVASKFIKSLRSLNSREYPAKVPTTVDHSLFFTVGLGANPCPSCNNGFRLVAGINNVTFTMPETALLQAHYFNISHVFTDDFPAKPSNPFNYTAPVDQSVNAATMTGTKLYRLPYNATVQIILQNTAMILSENHPFHLHGFNFFEVGRGLGNFNPEKDPKRFNLVDPVERNTVGVPAGGWTAIRFIADNPGVWFMHCHLEIHTTWGLKMAFVVDNGHGPDQSLLPPPADLPKC
- the LOC103845315 gene encoding laccase-16 isoform X2, whose translation is MEIPRRFCVCILTLFVIFLLSPTTVHSIIRHYKFNVVMTNTTKLCSSKPIVTVNGQFPGPTIVAREDDTVLIKVVNHVKYNVSIHWHGVRQLRTGWADGPAYITQCPIQPRQNYLYNFTLTGQRGTLWWHAHILWLRATVHGAIVILPKLGVPYPFPKPYKEKTIVLAEWWKSDVEQLINEATKNGTAPNASDAHTINGHSGPISNCPSQSGYGLPVRPGKTYMLRIINAALNEELFFKIAGHKLTVVEVDAVYTKPYKTDTVLIAPGQTTNVLLTANANTGSKYMVAATTFMDAPISFDNVTATATLHYIGHTVSSSKKTVLASLPQPNATLVASKFIKSLRSLNSREYPAKVPTTVDHSLFFTVGLGANPCPSCNNGFRLVAGINNVTFTMPETALLQAHYFNISHVFTDDFPAKPSNPFNYTAPVDQSVNAATMTGTKLYRLPYNATVQIILQNTAMILSENHPFHLHGFNFFEVGRGLGNFNPEKDPKRFNLVDPVERNTVGVPAGGWTAIRFIADNPGT
- the LOC103845316 gene encoding protein OCTOPUS-like, producing the protein MTHHQSQRRRRRHSAVCNRHPTSKPTAGFCATCLRERLSTIEALSSDQAPELRRARSHSVRDASAADLYQPRRRSCDDGSLHDRDDEDERLGSSIRIPDLKEEEDEDEGRASMRLLEEEEEDGEKKTMKEFIDLESRTRQIKKSNDKEPSSSSFTSVFTRTLKKLSLKQHPKNSQNGDVYSKTALGRRSCDVDPRLSLDAGRVSFEEPRASWDGCLIGKTYPKLIPLSSVTEDGKASPEEEEKKPGGTAQTRDYYLDSRRRRSFDRSSRHGLVDVEEVKAKLSPEGVGLFHGAKLLVTERELRDSNWYSIKNYKPESLELASKGGLGCVAGGGEVKQDGFGLKKSGKKWGKGWNLWGLIQRKADTEVKTEQSLKLGGNAMEGSLAESLLKLRRVAKGESYGDVSEKLLRSYSVSARKSCDGAMFHGASIVNGFEGRRSSCDGLFHGSITAGAEAGRRSLCEDKQNHLLGRDAKLGGTYSPDSLRNGMVRFYLTPLKSHVTSNSGKSRLMN